In Bradyrhizobium sp. 1(2017), one DNA window encodes the following:
- a CDS encoding VOC family protein, whose translation MATTEIDCNTATKPSASRSLDLKLEVVVIPVSDVDRAKAFYTRLGWRLDADFTSGDEWRVIQFTPPGSACSVIFGRNVTAAAPGSARGLYLIVSDLEAARRDLLDRGIAVSEPFHGAGDAHAGPDEPYLFGSVRANGVDPKRGSYSSFASFSDPDGNGWLFQEVTARLPGRIAAGDTSFASQADLAAALRRAAVAHGEHETRIGGHDENWADWYADYIVHEQAGQPLPS comes from the coding sequence ATGGCGACCACCGAAATCGACTGCAACACTGCGACCAAGCCTTCGGCATCGCGCAGCCTCGATCTGAAACTCGAAGTCGTCGTGATCCCCGTCTCCGACGTCGACCGCGCCAAGGCGTTCTACACGCGCCTCGGCTGGCGATTGGATGCCGATTTCACCTCCGGCGACGAGTGGCGCGTGATCCAGTTCACGCCGCCGGGTTCGGCGTGCTCGGTGATCTTCGGCAGGAACGTCACGGCGGCCGCGCCCGGCTCGGCGCGAGGCCTGTATTTGATCGTCTCCGATCTGGAGGCGGCGCGACGAGATCTGCTCGACCGCGGTATCGCGGTCAGCGAACCCTTCCACGGCGCCGGCGACGCTCACGCCGGACCGGACGAGCCGTATTTGTTCGGCAGCGTTCGGGCCAACGGAGTCGATCCGAAGCGCGGCAGCTACAGCTCGTTTGCCTCGTTCAGCGATCCCGATGGCAACGGCTGGCTGTTCCAGGAGGTCACGGCGCGATTGCCCGGACGTATCGCGGCAGGCGACACGTCGTTCGCATCGCAGGCCGATCTGGCGGCGGCATTGCGCCGTGCGGCGGTCGCACATGGTGAGCATGAGACGCGGATCGGCGGGCACGACGAGAATTGGGCGGATTGGTACGCCGACTACATCGTGCACGAACAGGCCGGTCAGCCGCTGCCGTCCTGA
- a CDS encoding sensor histidine kinase, with product MSGIGARLNDDVVRSQFVASPDGPSRDWELVLRESHHRMKNTLTLLGASVRRDFTRAGAGDMSMAVDRFERRIVAFGRLYQLLSDGDDRSTVEVEEFFENLCGALSGAVLEPAGIRCEAAIGSGTLPASQCHRLALILTELVTNAAKHAFPNKDGALIRIEVAHHDDAWFCTVSDNGIGATAPLRGTGSRILEGLARSIHARLHDEAGQGGTRVTLVMPVAA from the coding sequence ATGTCCGGTATCGGAGCTCGACTGAACGACGACGTCGTTCGCTCTCAATTTGTCGCCAGCCCCGATGGGCCTTCGCGTGATTGGGAGCTCGTGCTGCGGGAATCCCATCACCGCATGAAGAACACGCTGACGCTGCTGGGTGCGTCAGTCCGTCGCGATTTCACGCGAGCGGGCGCCGGGGACATGTCGATGGCGGTGGACCGGTTCGAACGGCGCATCGTCGCCTTCGGCAGGCTGTATCAGCTCCTGTCCGACGGCGACGATCGATCGACCGTCGAGGTCGAGGAATTCTTCGAGAATCTGTGCGGAGCGCTCTCCGGAGCGGTGCTGGAGCCGGCGGGCATTCGCTGCGAGGCCGCGATCGGGAGCGGCACGCTGCCGGCCTCGCAATGTCATCGGCTCGCGTTGATCCTGACCGAGCTGGTCACGAATGCGGCAAAGCATGCCTTCCCGAACAAGGACGGCGCATTGATCCGCATCGAGGTAGCGCACCACGACGACGCCTGGTTCTGCACGGTGTCCGACAACGGCATCGGCGCGACCGCGCCGCTCCGGGGCACCGGCAGCCGCATCCTCGAAGGTCTCGCCCGCAGCATCCATGCGCGACTGCATGACGAGGCGGGACAGGGCGGAACGAGGGTTACCCTCGTGATGCCCGTCGCCGCATGA
- a CDS encoding cupin domain-containing protein: MSRQDLPRQHQPDEDRFRAILPEDVAWQPFPAFPPGARLAVMVGHPSEPGPYLVRVKVPGGTKLMPHKHPEDRIYTVMSGVFYIGLGESFDGDKVKAYPPGSVIVLPGETWHFHWAKSGEYVTQVSAIGPLGLEYHDDDDDPRLHPAADKR; this comes from the coding sequence ATGTCTCGACAGGATCTGCCTCGTCAACACCAGCCGGACGAAGACCGGTTTCGGGCGATCCTGCCCGAGGATGTCGCATGGCAGCCGTTCCCCGCCTTCCCGCCGGGCGCGCGGCTGGCCGTGATGGTCGGCCATCCCTCCGAGCCCGGACCTTACCTGGTCCGGGTGAAGGTGCCCGGCGGCACGAAGCTGATGCCGCACAAGCATCCGGAGGATCGCATCTACACGGTGATGTCGGGCGTCTTCTACATCGGGCTCGGCGAGAGCTTCGATGGCGACAAGGTGAAAGCCTATCCGCCCGGCAGCGTCATCGTTTTGCCTGGCGAAACCTGGCATTTCCACTGGGCGAAATCGGGCGAATATGTCACGCAGGTCTCGGCCATCGGGCCGCTGGGCCTCGAATATCACGACGACGACGACGATCCGCGCTTGCATCCCGCCGCGGACAAGCGCTGA
- a CDS encoding enoyl-CoA hydratase/isomerase family protein, giving the protein MNRPERAFTTEDIHLERRLPSYWRVTFDMPPVNIFGPRQLPLLNDVITAIETDPQVKVVVFDSAVEGFFITHYDFLAPLEESLSVPPGPTGLQALPDMLVRLSRAPVVSIAAIRGRATGVGSELALASDMRFASREKAILSQWEVGAGLVPGGGPMARLPRLMGRGRALEVLLGADDIRGDLAERYGYVNRSLPDAELDGFVEALAMRIASFDKEAIAETKRLVDVASLPPDAEIKPEWDAFLASLGRPASQSRIKALMARGFHRAGDVENRLGFHVGQIGS; this is encoded by the coding sequence ATGAACCGTCCCGAACGCGCCTTCACGACCGAAGACATCCATCTGGAGCGCCGCCTGCCGTCGTACTGGCGTGTCACCTTCGATATGCCGCCCGTCAACATCTTCGGTCCCAGGCAGCTTCCGCTGCTCAATGACGTCATCACAGCGATCGAGACCGATCCGCAGGTGAAGGTGGTCGTCTTCGACAGCGCCGTCGAAGGCTTCTTCATCACGCATTACGACTTCCTCGCGCCGCTGGAAGAGTCCCTCAGCGTTCCGCCGGGGCCGACCGGTCTGCAGGCTCTGCCCGATATGCTGGTGCGCCTCAGCCGCGCGCCTGTCGTCTCCATCGCCGCGATCCGGGGCCGCGCGACCGGTGTCGGCAGCGAGCTCGCGCTTGCCAGCGACATGCGCTTTGCCAGCCGCGAGAAGGCGATCCTGTCGCAATGGGAAGTCGGCGCAGGCCTCGTGCCCGGCGGCGGACCGATGGCGCGGCTGCCGCGCTTGATGGGCCGCGGCCGCGCCCTCGAAGTGCTGCTCGGCGCCGACGACATCCGCGGCGATCTCGCCGAACGCTACGGCTATGTGAACCGGTCGCTGCCGGATGCCGAGCTCGACGGCTTCGTCGAGGCGCTGGCCATGCGCATCGCGTCCTTCGACAAGGAGGCGATCGCCGAGACCAAGCGGCTCGTCGACGTTGCGAGCCTGCCGCCGGATGCCGAGATCAAGCCGGAGTGGGATGCCTTCCTGGCCTCGCTCGGCCGCCCGGCGAGCCAGAGCCGCATCAAGGCGCTGATGGCGCGGGGCTTTCATCGCGCGGGCGACGTCGAGAACCGGCTCGGCTTCCACGTCGGGCAGATCGGTAGCTGA
- the msrA gene encoding peptide-methionine (S)-S-oxide reductase MsrA: MTTERAVLAGGCFWGMQDLIRRQPGVVSTRVGYTGGQVKNATYRNHEGHAEAIEIIFNPAKTNFRTMLEFFFQIHDPTTLNRQGNDRGTSYRSAIFYTSDQQKRIAEDTIADVEASGLWPGKVVTEVAPAGEFWEAEPEHQDYLERYPDGYTCHFIRPDWKLPRRAAAAGG, encoded by the coding sequence ATGACGACAGAGCGCGCAGTTTTGGCCGGAGGCTGCTTCTGGGGCATGCAGGATCTGATCCGCAGGCAGCCGGGCGTGGTCTCCACCCGCGTCGGCTACACCGGCGGGCAGGTGAAGAACGCCACCTATCGTAATCACGAAGGGCACGCCGAAGCCATCGAGATCATCTTCAATCCCGCGAAGACGAACTTCCGGACCATGCTGGAGTTCTTCTTCCAGATCCACGATCCGACCACGCTCAACCGTCAGGGCAATGATCGCGGCACGAGCTACCGCTCGGCCATCTTCTACACGAGTGACCAGCAGAAGCGGATCGCCGAAGACACCATCGCCGACGTCGAGGCGTCCGGCCTGTGGCCCGGCAAGGTCGTGACCGAGGTCGCGCCCGCTGGCGAGTTCTGGGAAGCCGAGCCAGAGCATCAGGACTATCTCGAACGCTACCCTGACGGCTACACCTGCCACTTCATCCGGCCCGACTGGAAGCTGCCGCGCCGCGCAGCTGCTGCCGGAGGTTAG
- a CDS encoding epoxide hydrolase family protein, translating to MTTQARADILNPDRRQLLGQAAMGAVAASVSSLLPLHPAKAAAASGAIRPFQINVPEESLLDLRRRLAATRWPDREIVTDQSQGVQLTTVQELVRYWQSSYDWRKMEARLNTLPQFVTEIDGVDIHFIHVRSRHENALPMIVTHGWPGSIIEQMKIIGPLTDPTAHGANATDAFDLVIPSLPGHGFSGKPTTLGWDPQRIARAWIVLMQRLGYSRYVAQGGDWGNAVTEQMALIAPPELLGIHTNMPATVPDDIAKALQPGGKRPANLSTEERMAYDQLDDFYKHGLGYAIEMSNRPQTLYGLVDSPAGLASWMLDHDARSAAMIARVFDGKAEGLSRDDVIDNITLYWLTNTAVSSARLYWENKLVFFAPKHVKIPVAVSVFPDEIYAAPRSWTEQAYPRLMHYNRLDKGGHFAAWEQPALFSAEMRTAFRPLRQSI from the coding sequence ATGACCACGCAAGCACGCGCCGACATCCTCAACCCCGACCGCCGCCAATTGCTGGGCCAGGCCGCGATGGGCGCGGTTGCCGCCAGCGTATCGAGCCTGCTGCCGCTGCATCCGGCAAAGGCGGCGGCCGCGAGCGGCGCGATCCGCCCCTTTCAGATCAACGTGCCCGAAGAGAGCCTGCTCGACCTGCGGCGCCGCCTGGCTGCCACGCGCTGGCCGGATCGCGAAATCGTCACCGACCAGTCGCAGGGCGTGCAGCTGACGACGGTGCAGGAGCTCGTGCGCTACTGGCAGAGCAGCTACGATTGGCGCAAGATGGAAGCCCGGCTGAACACGTTGCCGCAATTCGTCACCGAGATCGACGGCGTCGACATCCATTTCATTCACGTCCGCTCGCGGCACGAGAATGCGCTGCCGATGATCGTCACGCATGGCTGGCCCGGCTCGATCATCGAGCAGATGAAGATCATTGGTCCGCTCACCGATCCGACCGCGCACGGCGCGAATGCCACGGACGCGTTCGATCTGGTGATTCCCTCGCTGCCCGGCCACGGCTTCTCCGGCAAGCCCACGACGCTGGGCTGGGATCCGCAGCGCATCGCGCGGGCCTGGATCGTGCTGATGCAGCGGCTCGGATATAGCCGTTATGTCGCGCAAGGCGGCGATTGGGGAAATGCCGTCACCGAGCAGATGGCGCTGATCGCGCCGCCGGAATTGCTCGGCATTCACACCAATATGCCCGCGACCGTCCCCGACGATATCGCCAAGGCGCTTCAGCCCGGCGGAAAGCGGCCGGCAAACCTCTCGACCGAGGAGCGCATGGCCTACGACCAGCTCGACGACTTCTACAAGCACGGCCTCGGCTACGCCATCGAGATGTCGAACCGGCCGCAGACGCTCTATGGCCTCGTGGATTCGCCCGCGGGCCTCGCATCCTGGATGCTCGACCATGATGCGCGCAGTGCCGCGATGATCGCGCGTGTCTTCGACGGCAAGGCGGAAGGGCTGTCACGGGACGACGTGATCGACAACATCACGCTCTACTGGCTCACCAACACGGCGGTCTCGTCGGCGCGCCTCTATTGGGAGAACAAGCTGGTGTTCTTCGCGCCCAAGCACGTCAAGATCCCCGTCGCCGTCAGCGTCTTTCCGGACGAGATCTATGCCGCGCCGCGCAGCTGGACCGAGCAGGCCTATCCCAGGCTGATGCACTACAACCGCCTCGACAAGGGCGGCCACTTCGCGGCCTGGGAGCAGCCTGCGCTGTTCTCAGCGGAGATGCGCACCGCATTCCGCCCGCTGCGCCAGTCGATCTGA
- a CDS encoding ATP-binding protein, whose protein sequence is MPAHNQQDSAISFGPFRLFPKSRLLEKEGASLHLGGRALDILIFLAERPGEVIDKRELVKHVWADVNVDEGSLRFHVAALRKALGDTGKSARYVVNVPGRGYCFVASFAQAAPQAAPPPSAEIAVPRSLPAQLAKMIGREDVIEKIASGLSLHRFMTVVGPGGIGKTAVAVTVGHRRSPDFGGRVFFVDFSPLRDASHIATTIASALGLAISAEDPTPALLTFLKSGPALLIFDSCEHVLDALAPLVERIVREAPQLRVLATSRESFRSEGERIFRLFPLDCPPERDGLEAADVLAYPAAQLFVERIAQSAGPFQLSAEEARLVASICRRLDGIALAIELAAGRVNAYGIAGTASLLDSRFSLQWRGRRTAVPRHQTLAAALDWSYDLLPAAESATLRRLSVFAGPFAPEAAAAVAAGDGLTESETLEAIDSLVTKSLISPSGSRALRYRLLDTTRTYALAKLNALGESRQFARRHAEHFRDLFERAEADASTPLPEWLNIYGAELDNVRAALDWAFAPDGDAALGIALTAAAVTLWVRLSLFAECRERSRTALAALGEPGDDRTRMQLLAALGWSLMYGEGRAREARPILETTLELADRLDDKDFRLRALWGLCIDQFNNGQFGKARVLAERFANAVANSPDRTDLMLGDRLMAVALHYLGEQNEARVRIDRVNGSLHVLAEKPKIFPLDLRISTQYFRARILWLQGLADQAQALAARNIEEGRANRHALTFCSVLGQAACPIALWAGDVDAAERHGTELLEHTDRHAIRLWGLWARAFNAAVIAKRGDVATGLPLLREELNRAGDARFLPRFLPLLGELAAGFLEADQIDRGLDVIDDVLARCNDRQELWYLPELTRIKAELMLRSARHSGDAEARLHEAMDMAVQQGARFWQLRCATSLARLMTGAGRSADALALLDDVCGAFAEGADTSDMRVARDLIAQWRG, encoded by the coding sequence GTGCCAGCACATAATCAACAAGACTCGGCCATTTCATTCGGGCCCTTCCGGCTGTTTCCGAAGTCCCGGCTTTTGGAGAAGGAGGGCGCGTCGCTTCATCTCGGCGGCCGCGCGCTCGATATTCTGATCTTCCTCGCAGAGCGCCCCGGCGAAGTGATCGACAAGCGCGAGCTGGTCAAGCACGTCTGGGCCGACGTCAATGTCGACGAAGGCAGTCTGCGTTTCCATGTCGCCGCGCTGCGCAAGGCGCTCGGCGATACCGGCAAGTCGGCGCGCTATGTCGTCAACGTGCCCGGCCGCGGCTATTGCTTCGTCGCCTCGTTCGCTCAAGCCGCGCCGCAGGCCGCACCACCGCCCTCCGCCGAGATCGCCGTTCCTCGCTCCCTGCCTGCGCAGCTTGCGAAGATGATCGGACGAGAGGACGTCATCGAGAAGATCGCCAGCGGCCTTTCGCTCCATCGCTTCATGACCGTGGTCGGCCCCGGCGGCATCGGCAAGACGGCCGTCGCCGTCACCGTCGGGCATCGTCGTTCCCCGGATTTCGGCGGCCGCGTGTTCTTCGTCGACTTCAGTCCCTTGCGCGACGCCAGCCACATCGCCACCACCATTGCTTCGGCGCTCGGGCTGGCCATCAGCGCGGAGGATCCGACGCCGGCGCTGCTGACGTTTCTGAAGTCCGGCCCGGCCCTGCTGATCTTCGACAGTTGCGAGCATGTGCTGGATGCACTGGCGCCGCTCGTCGAGCGCATCGTTCGCGAGGCGCCGCAGCTTCGCGTGCTCGCAACCAGCCGCGAGTCGTTCCGCAGCGAAGGCGAGCGGATCTTCCGCCTCTTCCCGCTGGATTGTCCGCCGGAGCGCGACGGCCTCGAGGCCGCTGACGTGCTTGCCTATCCCGCCGCCCAACTCTTCGTCGAACGTATCGCGCAGAGCGCGGGTCCGTTCCAGCTCAGCGCCGAAGAAGCGCGGCTCGTCGCCAGCATCTGCCGACGCCTCGACGGCATCGCGCTGGCGATCGAGCTGGCGGCGGGCCGCGTCAATGCATACGGCATTGCCGGCACTGCTTCCCTGCTCGACAGCCGCTTTTCGCTGCAATGGCGGGGGCGCCGCACCGCCGTGCCGCGACACCAGACCCTCGCCGCAGCGCTCGACTGGAGCTACGATCTGTTGCCCGCGGCCGAGAGCGCCACCTTGCGGCGGCTGTCCGTGTTCGCCGGCCCCTTCGCGCCGGAGGCGGCTGCCGCGGTCGCGGCCGGCGACGGTCTCACGGAGTCAGAGACGCTGGAGGCGATCGATAGTCTGGTCACCAAATCGCTGATCTCGCCGTCGGGCTCACGCGCCCTGCGCTATCGCCTGCTCGACACCACGCGCACCTACGCGCTCGCGAAATTGAACGCGCTCGGCGAAAGCAGGCAGTTCGCGCGGCGCCATGCGGAGCATTTTCGCGACCTCTTCGAGCGCGCCGAAGCCGACGCATCGACGCCGTTGCCGGAATGGCTCAACATCTACGGCGCGGAGCTGGACAATGTGCGCGCGGCGCTGGATTGGGCCTTCGCGCCCGATGGCGATGCCGCACTCGGGATCGCCCTGACCGCGGCCGCGGTCACGTTGTGGGTTCGGCTCTCCTTGTTCGCCGAATGCCGGGAGCGCAGCAGAACGGCCCTCGCCGCGCTGGGCGAGCCCGGCGACGACCGCACCCGCATGCAGCTCCTCGCTGCACTCGGCTGGTCGCTGATGTATGGCGAGGGCCGCGCGCGTGAGGCACGGCCGATCCTGGAGACGACCCTCGAGCTAGCCGACAGGCTCGACGACAAGGATTTCCGGCTGCGCGCGCTCTGGGGATTGTGCATCGACCAGTTCAACAACGGGCAGTTCGGCAAGGCTCGCGTGCTCGCCGAGCGCTTTGCGAATGCGGTCGCGAACTCGCCCGACAGGACCGATCTCATGCTGGGCGACCGGCTGATGGCCGTCGCGCTGCATTATCTCGGCGAGCAGAACGAGGCCCGGGTCCGCATCGACCGCGTCAACGGCTCGCTGCATGTGCTAGCGGAGAAGCCGAAAATCTTCCCGCTCGACCTCAGAATATCGACGCAATATTTCCGCGCCCGCATCCTGTGGCTGCAGGGCCTGGCCGATCAGGCCCAGGCGCTTGCCGCCAGGAACATCGAGGAAGGCCGTGCCAACCGTCATGCCCTGACCTTCTGCAGCGTGCTGGGACAGGCCGCCTGCCCGATCGCGCTCTGGGCCGGCGATGTCGACGCCGCGGAACGCCACGGCACCGAGCTGCTCGAGCACACCGATCGCCACGCCATCCGTCTTTGGGGTTTGTGGGCGCGTGCGTTCAACGCGGCGGTCATCGCCAAGCGCGGCGACGTCGCGACGGGCCTGCCGCTGCTGCGCGAGGAGCTCAATCGCGCCGGCGATGCGCGCTTCCTGCCGCGGTTTCTTCCTTTGCTCGGCGAGCTTGCGGCGGGTTTCCTGGAGGCCGACCAGATCGACCGCGGCCTCGACGTGATCGACGACGTCCTCGCCCGCTGCAACGACCGGCAGGAGCTCTGGTATCTGCCGGAGCTGACCCGCATCAAGGCAGAGCTGATGCTCAGGAGCGCGCGGCACTCAGGCGATGCCGAGGCACGCTTGCACGAGGCCATGGACATGGCCGTTCAGCAGGGCGCTCGCTTCTGGCAGCTGCGTTGCGCAACCAGCCTCGCGCGATTGATGACGGGAGCTGGCCGGAGCGCGGACGCTCTGGCGCTTCTCGACGATGTCTGCGGGGCGTTCGCCGAGGGTGCAGACACAAGCGACATGCGCGTTGCGCGCGACCTCATCGCGCAATGGCGCGGCTGA
- a CDS encoding OsmC family protein produces MIRKAKAVWKGTGRDGTGHLSSESGVLAETPYSFKTRFENEKGTNPEELIAAAHAGCFTMALAFGLQMAGFTPEELSTEAAVTLEPEGKGFKISKSALTLRAKVPNLDDAGFAKIAGEAEKNCPVSKVLNAAITLDAKLG; encoded by the coding sequence ATGATCCGCAAGGCAAAAGCAGTATGGAAGGGCACCGGTCGTGACGGCACGGGCCATCTCTCGAGCGAGTCCGGTGTGCTCGCCGAGACGCCCTATTCGTTCAAGACCCGGTTCGAGAACGAGAAGGGGACCAATCCCGAGGAGTTGATCGCAGCGGCCCATGCCGGCTGCTTCACGATGGCGTTGGCCTTCGGTCTTCAGATGGCGGGCTTCACGCCGGAGGAGCTCTCGACGGAAGCAGCCGTCACGCTCGAGCCCGAAGGCAAGGGCTTTAAGATCAGCAAGTCGGCGCTCACCTTGCGTGCGAAGGTGCCGAATCTCGACGACGCTGGCTTTGCGAAGATCGCCGGCGAGGCCGAGAAGAACTGTCCGGTGTCAAAGGTGCTCAACGCCGCGATCACGCTCGACGCCAAGCTGGGCTGA
- a CDS encoding Bug family tripartite tricarboxylate transporter substrate binding protein: MPSFSRRQFVRALTGAAGLAAIPRSGQAQDYPSRPIRLVIPYGAGGSGDQIGRPWVDKMTSLLGPTFVDYIGGAGGAIGTASVAREEPDGHSLLLGNGSTQVIIPLTSANPGYSVGDFRAIYRLINSALVFAVHPSVPAGDLRELIAHAKANPRMLSYGTPGVATGNHLVGESFKQQAGALDIVHVPYRGIAQATNDLVSGQISLVIAVMSVQLQQLSEAGKIRLLAVTTEKRLSGAPDIPTAVESGMPDLRYEGWFGLFAPKRTDDAIIDRIAKATRLAMADAALQASYRAQGMEPDADSSPDRFQRIVDATTASLAPVIKSIGLKQL, from the coding sequence ATGCCTTCTTTCTCGCGGCGACAATTCGTCCGTGCGCTCACAGGCGCAGCGGGGTTGGCTGCGATCCCGCGCAGCGGGCAAGCCCAGGATTATCCCTCGCGTCCCATTCGTCTCGTGATCCCCTACGGGGCCGGCGGATCGGGCGACCAGATCGGGCGTCCCTGGGTCGACAAGATGACATCGCTGCTCGGACCAACCTTCGTCGACTATATCGGCGGTGCGGGCGGCGCGATCGGGACCGCTTCGGTCGCGCGCGAGGAGCCCGACGGCCATTCGCTGCTGCTCGGAAACGGCAGCACGCAGGTGATCATTCCCCTGACCTCGGCAAATCCCGGCTATTCCGTCGGCGATTTCCGCGCCATCTATCGCCTGATCAACAGCGCGCTGGTGTTCGCCGTCCATCCGTCCGTGCCCGCCGGCGACCTGCGCGAGTTGATCGCCCATGCGAAGGCCAATCCGCGAATGCTGTCCTACGGCACGCCCGGCGTCGCGACGGGAAATCATCTGGTCGGCGAATCCTTCAAGCAGCAGGCCGGGGCGCTCGACATCGTCCACGTGCCCTATCGCGGCATCGCGCAGGCGACCAACGATCTCGTCAGTGGCCAGATATCGCTCGTCATTGCCGTCATGTCGGTCCAGTTGCAGCAGCTCAGTGAAGCCGGCAAGATCCGGCTGCTCGCGGTCACCACCGAAAAGCGGCTGAGCGGCGCGCCTGACATTCCGACCGCCGTCGAATCCGGCATGCCGGATCTGCGCTATGAAGGATGGTTCGGCCTGTTCGCGCCCAAACGTACCGACGATGCGATCATCGATCGGATCGCGAAGGCCACGCGGCTGGCCATGGCCGATGCCGCGCTTCAGGCGAGCTATCGCGCTCAAGGCATGGAGCCGGACGCCGATTCAAGTCCTGACAGATTTCAACGCATCGTCGACGCGACAACGGCGAGTCTTGCGCCCGTGATCAAATCGATCGGGCTCAAGCAGCTGTGA